From a single Centropristis striata isolate RG_2023a ecotype Rhode Island chromosome 14, C.striata_1.0, whole genome shotgun sequence genomic region:
- the mylipa gene encoding E3 ubiquitin-protein ligase MYLIP-A: protein MLCHVTRPDSVVMEVEVDAKANGEDCLNKVCRKLGIIEVDYFGLQFTGSKGENLWLNLRNRICQQMDNLTPCRLRLRVKFFVEPHLILQEQTRHVFFMHVKEDLHNGHLRMGSEQAEELSALLAQAEFGDYNQNTAKYWYSELCGEEPSTATINSIISRHKALEGLSQGSVEYQALQLVSSLEHYGVEWHWARDANGQRLAIGVGPEGIAVCKEDFSLVNRISYPIIQIATQSGKSVYLTVTKDTSDSVVLLFKLISNRAASGLYRAITETHAFYRCDTVTNAVMMQYSRDFKGHLASLFLNENINLGKKYVFDIRRTSKEVYDHARRALYNSGVVDLMSGNGERSSPSRSPSRDDQQDEGLDCSSCQQSRALQERLQKLREALLCMLCCEEEIDAAFCPCGHMVCCQTCASQLQLCPVCRSEVENVQHVYLPTCTSLLNLTLTDNHQHRSSIPAPIHREMASPHSCSATEYDHKMYHT, encoded by the exons ATGCTCTGCCACGTTACTCGTCCGGATTCAGTGGTGATGGAAGTGGAAGTTGATGCGAAGGCGAACGGAGAAGACTGTCTGAATAAG GTTTGCAGGAAGTTGGGCATAATTGAAGTGGACTACTTTGGGCTGCAGTTCACAGGCAGCAAAGGAGAGAACCTGTGGCTGAATCTGAGGAACCGCATCTGCCAGCAGATGGATAACCTGACGCCCTGTCGGCTGAGGCTGCGGGTCAAGTTCTTTGTGGAGCCCCATCTCATTCTGCAGGAACAGACGAG ACACGTCTTCTTCATGCATGTGAAGGAGGACCTCCACAATGGTCACCTACGTATGGGCTCAGAACAAGCGGAGGAGCTGAGCGCACTCTTGGCACAGGCCGAGTTTGGCgactacaaccaaaacacagCCAAGTACTGGTACTCAGAGCTGTGTGGAGAGGAGCCCAGCACTGCCACTATCAACAG CATCATATCCAGACACAAAGCTCTGGAAGGTTTGAGCCAGGGCTCGGTGGAGTACCAGGCCCTGCAGCTGGTTTCCTCTTTGGAGCATTATGGCGTGGAGTGGCACTGGGCTCGCGATGCAAACGGTCAGCGGCTGGCCATCGGAGTCGGCCCCGAGGGTATCGCCGTTTGCAAGGAAGACTTCAGCTTAGTCAACAG AATTAGCTATCCAATCATCCAGATTGCCACCCAGTCGGGGAAGAGTGTGTACTTGACAGTTACCAAGGACACAAGTGACAGCGTGGTTCTTTTGTTCAAGCTCATCAGCAACCGGGCAGCCAGTGGTCTGTACCGCGCCATTACAGAGACCCACGCCTTTTACAG GTGTGACACAGTAACGAATGCAGTGATGATGCAGTACAGCAGAGACTTTAAAGGCCACCTGGCTTCACTTTTCCTAAACGAAAACATCAACCTCGGCAAGAAGTACGTTTTCGACATCCGACGCACCTCCAAGGAAGTGTACGACCACGCCCGACGCGCCCTCTACAACTCCGGCGTGGTGGACCTGATGTCTGGCAACGGCGAGCGCTCCTCTCCTTCACGCTCCCCGAGCCGAGACGACCAGCAGGACGAGGGGCTGGACTGCAGCAGCTGCCAGCAGAGCAGAGCCCTGCAGGAGCGGCTGCAAAAGCTCAGAGAGGCTCTGCTGTGCATGCTTTGCTGCGAGGAGGAGATAGACGCCGCGTTCTGCCCCTGCGGCCATATGGTGTGTTGCCAGACGTGCGCCAGTCAGTTACAG CTGTGCCCAGTGTGCCGGTCGGAGGTGGAGAACGTGCAGCACGTCTACCTGCCCACCTGCACCAGCCTGCTGAACCTGACGCTGACCGACAACCACCAACACCGCAGCAGCATCCCCGCGCCCATCCACAGAGAAATGGCTTCCCCTCACAGCTGCTCAGCCACGGAGTACGACCACAAGATGTACCACACATAA